The following are encoded in a window of Rissa tridactyla isolate bRisTri1 chromosome 3, bRisTri1.patW.cur.20221130, whole genome shotgun sequence genomic DNA:
- the CEP162 gene encoding centrosomal protein of 162 kDa isoform X3 yields the protein MQNASQPMGETDENMHVEKLQLQKSNGVAVSLSGDSLETNDSVLASGPNQSIMGAGLDTLEEQEEKEIFFAKLEREASSTIDYSRLNRELDSHDSVLLAPFVRNEKNEKEEEESTHEEKSGSYSEDFEEETDANPAFKTEGSQVNQNISRVDLSPQEQEEANAGMLAKVVLLDSQDSTTELQKAIETSDVALGEHHLPEEVSGIEMNEAGTSYGQTTSDMEALHQAYHHIDQSLGDTDEQKPHNSAMAASECLVQGVSQNNDIYSKNMSTIESDLPTVEELMKPIQGHSCNIISGDVEPESPVKLVGSTANDLVSHSPFKEHQKNMIWETNLFEKFNREESIFLQPAGNDDNFQRVTEKEIQIGEVQPDIPRQKIVQDSLLSLQSSKTKQVLRSCSLKNERSESMTAKNIRSPTPLHKKKSSYGPHGVVRSSGYGKLTSLSKQSSPAEKKAPKETFKKTGMKAKSPADRTRSKEALFATRIIRSATNEPSSKGSINRVMSGQSVVNNLGHEAVDYCRQYQHDLSFFPIRSCDRELYLLKRVQVAEEDLNTARDLIQQLTSTVSQKEKEIETKIAELKTQHEKELSRLGQENFVLQSKLRSMEELTQEKRWIHHTATIPVTEEKLTQIKKEIEDQEVIIQGYQQENERLYKQMKELQIQNKKNEERMFKENQCLMSELIAIREKVEKTNNIQSRIVQDSEPVRNHSFTELISELRAAQKEETRLQEEIRRLKQDKQALEVDLGQAKKERDLAKTQIASTSGEKSYELKVMEESYKQEITHLKRRLQWYAENQDLLDKDAARLKDAKDEIEKLKLEVEKLRAEAGDQCVQQKKRLRDRAADAKRIQDLERQIREMEGILKRRYPNSLPALIYAAAAAEKTNDLSARTHTVDFLEKRIKKLETELEGKDDEAKKSLRAMEQQFQKIKMQYEQRLVELEQLLAYKFMSESPKLNGDKASSSTELEQELQDLKKSHQITVKNLQTEIENLKSQNSQLKLRGKKNNKDLESTDSQMKQGNTKDRLLKLNEELVTKNREIQDLTKTVEKLQKERMVMLSDNNLRNKMDNKENSTEILKKNTLATDKRNSSNSEPFLSIFNDDKIYQPRTFSDSNLSEVLQENAQLKEELERLSLEMNQQRVKSQATLAYSENNIRRIKEDTAEYVASLKASHQREVEKILCQHAKEHSTSKVAELNSRIATQEILIKHLQEQISEQQRHQEALLVSQMREELLQKEVTKLLEELREAKESQSPEMKHFLGLEKKIRHIETRHAVREQEIQKVTQLTQHVTEARQTQEVEKWRRLAQRKNQELEKFRVELDSILDVLRELQKQGVVIPAPNASGFSMTDSCWET from the exons ATGCAGAATGCTTCACAGCCTATGGGGGAAACTGATGAGAACATGCATGTGGAAAAGCTACAGCTTCAGAAAAGTAACGGGGTTGCTGTTTCCTTAAGTGGAGACAGCCTGGAGACAAACG ATTCAGTTTTAGCTTCTGGGCCTAATCAAAGTATCATGGGAGCTGGACTGGATACCTtggaagaacaagaagaaaaagagatcttCTTTGCCAAACTTGAACGAGAAGCTTCCTCTACTATTGATTATTCAAGATTAAATAGAGAGCTGGATTCCCATGATTCTGTATTACTAGCACCATTTGTACG gaatgaaaaaaatgaaaaagaagaggaggaatccACACATGAAGAGAAATCTG GCAGCTACAGTGAAGattttgaagaagaaacagaTGCTAATCCTGCCTTTAAAACTGAGGGGAGTCAGGTCAATCAAAACATATCACGAGTTGATTTAAGTCCTCAAGAACAG gAAGAAGCAAATGCTGGCATGCTGGCTAAAG TTGTATTACTTGATTCACAAGATTCAACCACAGAACTGCAAAAGGCCATTGAAACATCAGATGTAGCTCTAGGTGAACATCATCTGCCTGAAGAAGTCAGTGGAATTGAAATGAATGAAGCAG GCACTTCCTATGGTCAAACCACCAGTGACATGGAAGCGTTACACCAAGCATACCATCATATTGATCAGTCTTTGGGAGACACTGATGAGCAAAAACCGCACAATTCTGCAATGGCAGCCTCGGAATGCTTAGTGCAAGGTGTTTCACAAAATAATGACATCTATTCAAAAAATATGTCAACTATTGAATCAG ACTTACCTACTGTGGAAGAATTGATGAAACCAATTCAAGGACATTCATGTAATATCATAAGTGGTGATGTGGAGCCCGAAAG TCCTGTGAAACTGGTAGGCAGCACAGCAAATGACCTCGTCAGCCACTCACCCTTTAAAGAGCACCAGAAGAATATGATTTGGGAGACAAACTTATTTGAAAAATTTAACAGAGAAGAGAGCATCTTTCTGCAGCCAGCTGGGAATGATGATAACTTTCAGAGGGTaactgagaaagaaattcaaATTGGTGAAGTACAGCCTGATATACCAAGACAAAAAATAGTTCAAGACTCTCTGCTTTCTCTACAAAGCAGCAAAACTAAACAA GTTCTTCGATCTTGTTCCTTGAAGAATGAAAGATCAGAATCAATGACAGCTAAGAATATCAGAAGTCCAACACCTTTAcataaaaagaaatcttcatATGGTCCTCATGGGGTGGTTAGAAGTTCTGGGTATGGGAAACTCACTTCGCTCTCAAAACAGTCTTCtccagctgaaaagaaagcaCCAAAAGAAACTTTCAAAAAGACCGGTATGAAAGCCAAAAGTCCTGCAGATAGAACAAGATCTAAAG AAGCCTTATTTGCTACTAGAATAATAAGATCTGCAACAAATGAACCAAGTTCGAAGGGAAGTATTAACAGAGTTATGTCTGGCCAATCAGTTGTTAATAATCTTGGACACGAGGCTGTGGATTATTGCAGGCAGTATCAACAT gATTTATCATTTTTTCCTATCAGAAGTTGTGATAGAGAACTCTATTTGCTAAAACGAGTGCAAGTTGCAGAGGAGGACTTGAACACAGCTCGTGATTTGATTCAACAGCTAACCAGCACGGtttcacagaaagagaaagaaatagagacaAAGATTGCAGAACTGAAAACACAGCATGAAAAAGAGCTTTCTCGGTTGGGTCAGGAAAACTTTGTTCTTCAGAGTAAG ttaAGAAGTATGGAAGAGCTGACTCAAGAAAAGAGATGGATCCATCATACAGCAACAATTCCTGTCACTGAAGAAAAACtgacacaaataaaaaaagaaattgaagatCAAGAGGTCATTATTCAAGGTTATCAACAG GAAAATGAGAGGTTATACAAGCAAATGAAAGAGCTACagatccaaaacaaaaaaaatgaggaacGAATGTTTAAGGAGAATCAGTGTTTAATGTCTGAGTTAATAGCCATAAG AGAAAAGGTCGAGAAGACTAATAATATCCAGTCACGGATTGTGCAGGATTCTGAACCAGTCAGAAATCATAGTTTCACTGAACTGATTTCAGAGCTTCGAGCAGCACAG AAGGAAGAAACTAGATTACAAGAAGAGATAAGACGTCTCAAACAAGATAAGCAAGCTCTTGAGGTAGACTTGGGACAagcaaagaaggagagagatttAGCAAAAACCCAGATTGCATCCACATCAG GTGAGAAGTCTTACGAATTGAAAGTTATGGAAGAATCGTACAAACAGGAAATTACTCATTTGAAAAGAAGACTTCAGTGGTATGCAGAAAATCAAGACCTTCTGGATAAAGATGCAGCCCGTCTTAAAGATGCAAAAGACGAAATTGAGAAACTAAAACTAGAG GTTGAGAAGCTCAGAGCTGAAGCTGGAGATCAGTGTGTGCAACAGAAGAAACGTTTGCGAGACAGAGCAGCAGATGCTAAAAGAATTCAGGATCTTGAGCGACAA atcagagaaatggaaggaattcTAAAAAGACGGTATCCAAATTCTTTGCCTGCTTTGatttatgctgctgctgctgctgagaaaacTAATGATCTTTCAGCTAGAACACACACAGTGGATTTtttggagaaaagaataaaaaagttagAAACGGAACTTGAAGGTAAAGATGATGAAGCTAAAAAAAGTCTCCGTGCCATGGAACaacaatttcaaaaaataaag ATGCAGTACGAGCAGAGACTTGTAGAGCTTGAGCAACTACTTGCCTACAAATTTATGAGTGAATCTCCAAAACTGAATGGTGATAAAGCCAGTTCTTCTACAGAACTTGAGCAGGAGCTTCAGGACCTAAAGAAGAGCCATCAGATCACTGTTAAAAACCTGCAGACAGAAATCGAAAACCTTAAAAGTCAAAATTCCCAATTAAAACTCAGAggtaaaaagaataataaagacTTAGAGTCCACAGACTCCCAAATGAAACAAGGTAACACAAAAGACAGACTGTTAAAACTAAATGAAGAACTGGTCACCAAAAATAGAGAAATACAAGACCTTACAAAAACCGTAGAGAAACTTCAAAAAGAAAGGATGGTGATGTTGTCTGATAATAATTTGAGAAATAAAATGGATAATAAGGAAAACTCTACAGAGATCTTGAAAAAGAATACCTTAGCAACAGATAAAAGGAATTCCAGCAACAGCGAACCCTTTCTAAGCATTTTCAATGATGACAAAATATACCAACCACGGACCTTTTCTGATTCTAATCTCTCGGAAGTTCTGCAAGAAAATGCACAGCTGAAAGAGGAGCTTGAAAGATTGTCTCTAGAAATGAACCAGCAGAGGGTGAAGTCTCAAGCAACATTGGCTTATTCTGAAAATAACATACGAAG GATAAAGGAAGACACAGCAGAGTACGTTGCATCTCTGAAAGCTTCCCATCAGAGGGAAGTGGAGAAGATTCTTTGCCAGCACGCAAAGGAGCATTCTACTTCTAAAGTAGCTGAACTAAACAGCAGAATTGCAACACAAGAG aTATTAATAAAACATCTCCAAGAACAAATCAGTGAACAACAGAGACATCAGGAAGCCCTTCTTGTTTCACAAATGCGAGAGGAGCTCCTTCAAAAAGAG